The proteins below are encoded in one region of Caballeronia sp. SL2Y3:
- a CDS encoding Hsp70 family protein has protein sequence MSDFDQQNTPRYSIGVDLGTTHCALSYVDLSASDGEKTAQGVLSVAQLTAPGAAEERDLLPSFLYLPHPNELAPGDLTLPWTQERPFIVGELARSRGAGTPIRLVSSAKSWLCHPGVDRRAAILPADAPEEVERVSPLESSVRYLTHLREAWNHAHPDAPFDQQDVTVTIPASFDPAARELTAEAAAAAGYARMTLLEEPQAALYSWIQKSGGGWRKQVKVGDVILVVDVGGGTTDLSLIAVVEREGNLELHRVAVGEHILLGGDNMDLALAHVVARKLATQGTQADPWQLRALTYACRSAKETLLSDPNTDTVPLVVPSRGSKLIGGSLRTELTRAELTQILLEGFFPQVDASARPVARARVGLTQLGLPYAQDAAVTRHLAAFLGRQVNALAEVEGIQRDVPPGATLLHPTAVLFNGGVFKSHLLVERVMTTLNAWLAAENAPPARLLEGADLDLAVARGAAYYGYVRRGKGVRIRGGTARAYYVAVESAMPAVPGLEPPVSALCVAPFGMEEGTDAALPAQEFGLVVGEPVHFRFFGSSVRRQDQVGTLLDYWQPDELQELEEIEASLPSEGRTPGEVVPVKLHARVTEAGTLELEAVPRGSQERWKVEFDVRGSASADHGAGL, from the coding sequence ATGAGCGACTTCGACCAGCAAAACACGCCGCGCTATTCGATCGGCGTCGATCTCGGCACGACGCATTGCGCGCTGTCGTACGTGGATTTGTCCGCGAGCGACGGCGAGAAAACCGCGCAGGGCGTGCTGTCCGTCGCCCAGCTGACCGCGCCCGGCGCCGCCGAGGAGCGCGATCTGCTGCCGTCGTTCCTCTACTTGCCGCATCCGAACGAACTCGCGCCCGGCGACCTGACGCTGCCGTGGACGCAGGAGCGGCCGTTCATCGTCGGCGAACTGGCGCGCAGTCGCGGCGCGGGCACGCCCATCCGGCTCGTGTCGAGCGCGAAAAGCTGGCTGTGCCACCCCGGCGTGGACCGGCGCGCCGCGATCCTTCCGGCCGACGCGCCCGAGGAAGTCGAGCGCGTGTCGCCGCTGGAAAGCTCGGTGCGCTATCTGACGCATTTGCGCGAGGCGTGGAACCACGCGCATCCGGACGCGCCGTTCGATCAGCAGGACGTCACGGTGACGATCCCCGCCTCGTTCGATCCCGCCGCCCGCGAGCTCACGGCCGAAGCGGCGGCCGCCGCGGGCTATGCGCGCATGACGCTGCTCGAAGAACCGCAAGCGGCACTCTATAGCTGGATTCAGAAGTCGGGCGGCGGCTGGCGCAAGCAGGTGAAGGTGGGCGACGTGATTCTCGTCGTCGATGTAGGCGGCGGCACGACCGACTTGTCGCTGATCGCGGTGGTCGAGCGCGAAGGCAATCTGGAATTGCATCGCGTGGCGGTCGGCGAGCATATTCTGCTCGGCGGCGACAACATGGACCTGGCGCTCGCGCACGTCGTCGCTCGCAAGCTCGCCACTCAAGGCACGCAGGCCGATCCGTGGCAATTGCGCGCGCTGACCTACGCGTGCCGCTCGGCCAAGGAAACGCTGCTCTCCGATCCCAATACCGACACCGTGCCGCTCGTCGTGCCGAGCCGCGGCTCGAAGCTGATCGGCGGATCTCTGCGCACCGAGCTCACGCGCGCCGAGCTCACGCAGATTCTGCTCGAAGGTTTCTTCCCGCAAGTGGACGCGTCCGCCCGCCCGGTGGCGCGCGCTCGGGTCGGTCTCACGCAACTCGGGCTGCCGTACGCACAGGATGCGGCCGTCACGCGCCATCTGGCCGCGTTCCTCGGCCGGCAAGTGAACGCGCTTGCCGAAGTCGAGGGCATCCAGCGCGACGTGCCGCCCGGCGCGACGCTCCTGCATCCCACCGCCGTGCTGTTCAACGGCGGCGTGTTCAAGTCGCACTTGCTGGTCGAACGCGTGATGACGACGCTCAACGCGTGGCTCGCTGCCGAGAACGCGCCGCCCGCGCGGCTGCTCGAAGGCGCGGACCTGGACCTCGCGGTGGCGCGCGGCGCGGCCTATTACGGCTACGTGCGTCGCGGCAAGGGCGTGCGCATCCGCGGCGGCACGGCGCGGGCGTATTACGTGGCGGTGGAATCAGCGATGCCCGCCGTGCCCGGCCTGGAGCCGCCAGTGTCCGCGCTGTGCGTCGCGCCGTTCGGCATGGAGGAAGGCACCGACGCGGCATTGCCGGCGCAGGAGTTCGGGCTGGTCGTCGGGGAGCCGGTGCATTTCCGCTTCTTCGGCTCGTCGGTGCGCAGGCAGGATCAGGTCGGCACGCTGCTCGATTACTGGCAGCCGGACGAATTGCAGGAACTGGAAGAGATCGAAGCATCGCTGCCGTCCGAAGGGCGCACGCCGGGCGAAGTCGTGCCGGTCAAGCTGCACGCGCGCGTGACGGAAGCCGGCACGCTGGAACTCGAAGCGGTCCCGCGCGGCTCGCAGGAACGCTGGAAGGTCGAGTTCGACGTGCGCGGCAGCGCAAGCGCGGATCACGGCGCGGGCCTGTAA
- a CDS encoding DUF2760 domain-containing protein — MTDMNPSFFGRLSIAFGAFFGILGNSAFAGRVQRLREAGEAPEAPIKTPAPAAAPVAPVAPAPAPSPLKEASPVAALQLLGLLQRDARFIDFVEEDIANYSDADIGAAARLVHDGCRAVLREHFTIKPVRSEAEGSRITLPDGFDASAVRLTGNVVGKPPFNGSISHRGWKVEATRLPKLAETHDASIVAPAEVEL, encoded by the coding sequence ATGACCGACATGAATCCGTCCTTTTTCGGCCGGCTGTCCATCGCCTTCGGCGCGTTTTTCGGCATCCTCGGCAACAGCGCGTTCGCCGGCCGCGTGCAGCGTCTGCGCGAAGCGGGCGAAGCGCCGGAAGCGCCCATCAAGACGCCGGCGCCCGCCGCAGCGCCCGTTGCACCGGTTGCACCGGCACCCGCGCCCTCGCCGCTGAAGGAAGCGAGCCCGGTCGCCGCGCTCCAGTTGCTGGGCCTCCTGCAGCGCGACGCCCGCTTCATCGACTTCGTCGAGGAAGACATCGCCAATTACAGCGACGCCGACATCGGCGCGGCCGCGCGCCTCGTGCACGACGGCTGCCGCGCCGTGCTGCGCGAGCACTTCACCATCAAGCCGGTGCGCAGCGAAGCGGAAGGCAGCCGCATCACGCTGCCGGACGGCTTCGACGCAAGCGCCGTGCGTCTCACGGGCAACGTCGTCGGCAAGCCGCCGTTCAACGGCAGCATCAGCCATCGCGGATGGAAGGTCGAGGCAACGCGCCTGCCGAAGCTCGCCGAGACGCATGACGCGAGCATCGTCGCCCCGGCGGAGGTGGAGCTATGA
- a CDS encoding CmpA/NrtA family ABC transporter substrate-binding protein, with protein sequence MNSPISASSATHAPERTHLRLGFVALSDAAPLAAAALREMGQRHGIEIELCRQPSWAVVRDKLLSGELDAAHALYGLVYGVQLGIGGPQADMAVLMVLNRNGQAITLSTPIADAIRQRASVKDALASLGRVPVIAQTFPTGTHAMWLYYWLAANGVHPLRDVRSVVIPPPRMAEALAEGTLDGFSAGEPWHGVAEARGAGRTVVHTSEIWPDHPEKVLACRRDFVALYPNTARALVRTMLDACAWVDRPEHRAEIAQALASSDLLGVPRELIEARLGAPHGIAPVRFFDDGAVNYPRASEGLWFITQYRRWGMLVAESDDAAIAAAVNQTALYREAAGASGVPIPAERQAATLCDGRVWDGSDPVAYVAGFDVRA encoded by the coding sequence ATGAATTCGCCTATATCCGCTTCATCCGCCACGCACGCGCCCGAACGCACGCATCTGCGGCTCGGCTTTGTCGCGCTCAGCGACGCCGCGCCGCTCGCCGCCGCCGCGCTGCGCGAGATGGGACAGCGCCACGGCATCGAGATCGAGTTGTGCCGGCAGCCGTCGTGGGCCGTCGTGCGCGACAAGCTTCTGTCGGGCGAACTCGACGCGGCGCACGCGCTCTACGGGCTCGTGTATGGCGTGCAACTCGGCATCGGCGGGCCGCAGGCCGACATGGCCGTGCTCATGGTGCTCAATCGCAACGGACAGGCGATCACGCTATCGACTCCGATCGCCGACGCGATCCGCCAACGGGCCAGCGTGAAGGACGCGCTGGCATCGCTCGGTCGCGTGCCGGTTATCGCGCAGACGTTCCCGACCGGCACGCATGCGATGTGGCTCTACTACTGGCTCGCGGCGAACGGCGTGCATCCGTTGCGCGACGTGCGCAGTGTAGTGATTCCGCCGCCGCGTATGGCCGAGGCGCTCGCCGAAGGCACGCTCGACGGCTTCTCCGCGGGCGAGCCGTGGCACGGCGTCGCCGAAGCGCGCGGCGCGGGACGCACGGTCGTCCATACGAGCGAGATATGGCCGGATCATCCGGAGAAGGTGCTCGCCTGCCGGCGCGATTTTGTCGCGCTGTATCCGAATACCGCGCGTGCGCTGGTGCGCACGATGCTCGATGCGTGCGCCTGGGTTGACCGACCCGAGCATCGCGCGGAGATCGCGCAAGCACTCGCTTCGTCCGACTTGCTGGGCGTGCCGCGCGAGTTGATCGAAGCACGGCTCGGCGCGCCGCATGGCATCGCGCCGGTGCGCTTCTTCGATGACGGCGCGGTCAACTATCCGCGCGCCTCGGAGGGCTTGTGGTTCATCACGCAGTATCGTCGATGGGGCATGCTCGTCGCCGAGAGCGACGACGCCGCCATTGCCGCGGCCGTGAACCAGACGGCTCTGTATCGCGAGGCGGCGGGCGCTTCGGGCGTGCCCATCCCTGCGGAAAGGCAAGCCGCCACGCTCTGCGACGGCCGCGTGTGGGATGGCAGCGATCCGGTGGCGTATGTCGCCGGGTTCGATGTGAGAGCCTGA
- a CDS encoding ANTAR domain-containing response regulator: protein MLRVLLVTDTDKPIGDLRDQLARMGYEMLAEVAAPAKLHAAVESQKPDVVIIDTDSPSRDTLEQLAVMNQAAPRPVLMFSNDADQQFIRAAVGAGVTAYSVEGLAPERLAPIIEVALARFAHEARLRLRLEQVENELAQRKLIDRAKRLLMERRGMSENDAYATLRKRAMDQGVKVAEIARQLLSVADLLG, encoded by the coding sequence ATGCTTCGCGTCCTACTCGTCACCGACACCGACAAGCCCATCGGCGATCTTCGCGATCAGCTCGCCCGCATGGGCTATGAGATGCTCGCCGAGGTCGCCGCGCCTGCCAAGCTGCATGCAGCCGTCGAGAGCCAGAAGCCGGATGTCGTCATCATCGACACGGACTCCCCTTCGCGCGACACGCTCGAACAGCTCGCGGTGATGAACCAGGCCGCGCCGCGCCCCGTGCTGATGTTCAGCAACGACGCGGATCAGCAGTTCATCCGCGCTGCCGTCGGTGCGGGCGTGACGGCCTACTCGGTCGAGGGCCTCGCGCCGGAGCGGCTCGCGCCGATCATCGAGGTCGCGCTCGCGCGCTTCGCTCACGAGGCGCGGCTGCGGCTGCGGCTGGAACAAGTCGAGAACGAACTCGCGCAGCGCAAGCTCATCGACCGCGCGAAGCGTCTGCTGATGGAACGGCGCGGCATGTCGGAAAACGACGCTTACGCCACGCTGCGCAAACGCGCGATGGACCAAGGCGTGAAAGTCGCGGAAATCGCCCGCCAGCTTCTTTCCGTGGCCGACCTGCTCGGTTAG